Proteins encoded in a region of the Paenibacillus pedocola genome:
- a CDS encoding calcium-translocating P-type ATPase, SERCA-type — protein MPYHTLDHGEVLRRLESAKNGLTTPEAAQRLEHYGKNMLQETKKKSLLAKFMEQFKNVMIFILLAAAILSGILGEWTDTVIILLVVILNAVLGVIQENKAEQALEALKSMSSPMARIRRDGQVMEIKSEELVPGDIVLLEAGNVVPADLRVLESASLQTEEAALTGESLPSDKHAGALEGTDLALGDRTNMAYMSSSVTYGRGVGVVTATGMLTEVGRIAGFIAQAEQDVTPLQKKLDELGKYFTYIILGVCVVIFAVGILEGREMLDMLLTSISLAVAAIPEGLPAIVTIILALGVQRMAKRKAIIRKLPAVETLGSTEIICSDKTGTLTLNQMTVEKLFVNGQSIEATDAVKSESGGELLLQAMTLCNDSSIDESKEVKAGKTKSGKAIIGDPTETALVDYALSIGVDKRELEKRNPRKRELPFDSDRKLMTTVHAQEQGGEFRAYTKGAPDVLLSKCSYIYEAGHVVPLTDEHSRQITARNKQLADEALRVLAFAYRDYGELLDEMTPESAETELVFIGLCGMIDPPRDEVRDAVAVCRKAGIRPVMITGDHRDTAAAIAKRLGIIDDDRSVLTGRELDKISEADFAEKVTDYSVYARVSPEHKVRIVKAWRQKGKIVAMTGDGVNDAPALKSADIGVGMGITGTDVAKGVSDMVLADDNFTTIVVAVEEGRKVYSNIRKAIQFLLSANLGEVLTLFIATMIGWRILEPIHILWINLVTDTLPALALGLEKAGEDVMKRKPRKSSSSIFAGGVGAGIVYQGIIEAALTLLVYYWAHTHYDEGVAVTMAFATLGLLQITHAFNVRSNTKSLFQIGWFTNRFMLGASLISGLLLVLVIIIPGLNEWFGVEHLSGLQWGIVCGAAIAIVVIVEIVKLFLRMSGKGKTWD, from the coding sequence ATACCCTATCATACGCTGGATCATGGTGAGGTACTCAGGCGTCTGGAATCAGCGAAGAACGGATTAACAACCCCAGAGGCAGCACAGAGGCTCGAGCATTACGGAAAAAATATGCTTCAGGAAACAAAGAAGAAGTCTCTGCTGGCAAAATTTATGGAGCAATTCAAAAATGTAATGATTTTTATTCTGCTGGCCGCTGCGATACTGTCGGGGATTTTGGGAGAATGGACGGATACGGTCATTATTTTGCTGGTTGTGATCCTGAATGCTGTGCTTGGGGTTATCCAGGAGAATAAAGCGGAACAGGCGCTGGAAGCTCTGAAAAGTATGTCTTCACCGATGGCGAGAATCCGCCGGGACGGACAGGTTATGGAGATCAAAAGCGAGGAGCTCGTACCAGGCGATATTGTACTGCTGGAAGCCGGGAACGTCGTGCCAGCCGACCTTAGGGTACTCGAATCTGCATCTCTCCAGACCGAGGAAGCGGCACTGACCGGAGAATCCCTGCCGTCAGATAAACATGCCGGGGCACTGGAAGGCACGGATCTTGCACTCGGGGATCGCACCAATATGGCCTATATGAGCAGCAGTGTGACTTACGGCAGAGGAGTAGGAGTGGTTACGGCAACGGGAATGTTGACTGAGGTCGGCAGAATCGCGGGTTTTATAGCCCAGGCTGAACAGGATGTAACCCCGCTGCAAAAGAAACTGGATGAGCTAGGGAAATATTTTACGTATATAATTTTGGGAGTTTGCGTTGTGATTTTTGCCGTCGGAATTCTAGAGGGCAGAGAAATGCTGGATATGCTGCTCACTTCCATTTCACTGGCTGTAGCGGCGATTCCGGAAGGCCTGCCGGCGATTGTGACGATAATTCTGGCCCTTGGTGTCCAGCGGATGGCCAAGCGCAAGGCTATTATCCGCAAGCTTCCAGCGGTGGAGACACTGGGCAGTACCGAAATCATTTGCTCCGACAAGACGGGTACGCTGACGCTCAACCAAATGACTGTGGAGAAGCTGTTCGTAAACGGCCAATCTATAGAGGCCACAGACGCAGTCAAAAGCGAATCCGGAGGAGAACTGCTGCTGCAGGCGATGACGCTGTGCAATGATTCCAGTATCGATGAGAGTAAGGAAGTCAAAGCCGGGAAAACGAAAAGCGGCAAAGCAATCATCGGCGACCCGACAGAGACTGCACTGGTTGATTATGCACTGAGCATCGGGGTGGATAAGCGCGAGCTGGAAAAGCGGAATCCCCGGAAAAGAGAGCTGCCTTTTGATTCCGACCGCAAGCTAATGACTACGGTCCATGCACAGGAGCAGGGCGGGGAATTCCGCGCCTATACCAAGGGCGCACCCGATGTGCTGCTGTCCAAGTGCAGCTATATCTACGAAGCCGGCCATGTCGTTCCGCTGACGGATGAGCACTCCCGGCAAATTACAGCCCGCAATAAGCAGCTGGCTGACGAAGCGCTGCGTGTTTTGGCTTTTGCTTACCGTGATTACGGAGAACTTCTTGATGAGATGACGCCGGAGAGCGCAGAGACGGAGCTTGTATTCATCGGGCTGTGCGGGATGATTGACCCTCCGCGGGATGAAGTCCGAGATGCGGTAGCCGTCTGCCGCAAGGCGGGCATCCGTCCGGTCATGATTACCGGCGACCACAGGGATACAGCTGCGGCCATAGCCAAACGTCTGGGCATCATTGACGATGACCGCAGTGTGCTGACCGGCCGGGAACTGGACAAGATCAGTGAAGCTGATTTTGCCGAGAAGGTGACCGATTACTCTGTGTATGCGCGTGTCTCCCCTGAACATAAAGTACGGATCGTCAAAGCCTGGAGGCAGAAGGGTAAGATTGTCGCTATGACCGGAGACGGAGTGAATGATGCACCTGCGCTGAAATCTGCGGATATCGGTGTAGGCATGGGTATCACCGGAACGGATGTGGCTAAAGGTGTCTCTGATATGGTGCTTGCTGATGATAATTTTACAACGATTGTAGTTGCTGTTGAAGAAGGGCGGAAGGTGTACAGCAATATCCGTAAAGCTATTCAGTTCCTGCTGTCCGCCAATCTCGGAGAAGTGCTGACCTTGTTCATCGCAACGATGATTGGCTGGCGCATTCTTGAGCCGATTCATATTCTCTGGATCAATCTGGTGACGGACACCCTGCCTGCATTGGCACTGGGCCTGGAGAAGGCCGGGGAAGATGTAATGAAACGGAAGCCCCGCAAGTCAAGCAGCAGCATATTTGCCGGCGGAGTGGGTGCCGGTATTGTGTATCAGGGAATTATTGAAGCAGCGCTGACACTGCTGGTCTATTACTGGGCGCACACGCATTATGATGAGGGCGTTGCGGTTACGATGGCATTTGCTACTCTGGGACTGCTCCAGATCACCCATGCCTTCAACGTCAGATCCAATACCAAATCACTATTCCAGATCGGATGGTTTACCAACCGCTTTATGCTGGGAGCATCCCTGATCTCAGGCCTGCTGCTGGTACTGGTAATCATCATACCGGGTCTGAACGAATGGTTTGGCGTGGAGCATCTGAGCGGCCTGCAATGGGGAATTGTCTGCGGTGCTGCCATAGCTATTGTAGTTATTGTGGAAATCGTAAAGCTGTTTCTCCGGATGAGCGGCAAAGGAAAGACCTGGGATTAA